The following proteins come from a genomic window of Montipora foliosa isolate CH-2021 chromosome 2, ASM3666993v2, whole genome shotgun sequence:
- the LOC137993433 gene encoding uncharacterized protein, with protein sequence MTSVLPAWKVELLEKKKKKEQDQRQKLEDEKARNVAIPEWKRSLLERKKEGSSDLPETRNAGQPGSLSVNSVFGTRILRKNSEKTIAIATASQRPVSKSEDELIDTRKVLQHHEFASNAVVPKVNSCVTNAVDIPTEVEHSGNKRGSLRREVVNGSDHSQFSDVASPREDLEVKSSSNESHKVELDNELVTVPSVLTYKRMFERSKPGNDKEISASWSALSTESFKTDFKSNKSTSENTLDIVNNNEQAQIPNKSFGNIAQSVFSTKSTSVTEPEMLEHKTSGPSYSIAPKPYKNFVITPPWLKNSLPRNVNFHPGKISFQDPLATAADRSCEDLQQSDQNRVIESPTQDKVEKISANSDVIISASATEQGKEKAPETDFKEYAPRQSKQSCAQDDQLAVSRVMASGNQKYVLISSKSQQDITVSSERAIADNRQENTIVPVSNESLRSQQRTQDSVSHERFIDSVRSKFGPSVGNQRRTSSEENIFQKTNQSQPIKQEGVVCRAGQSKRTHPSMVRWSADVLSLMSQQIDDGDFDSLTLSVRSASKIPSASDSHAKRPPPPTKRWTADVLSVTSVQADSEAPELSPRSDSSARSSPGNSLNRVRSSSLSDVREEHGVDYFQHKANVSQGIEHRMHKLIRKASISENSLNLEQEGSDSLSDEDSLGVNDEDFESEKVSDAMDTLKNEITGHKVTDIGPNEKDSKPPFSPRKHSISQNIENKLCELFQRQVSQQSDEGESEGERTTEYDFRTSTDKVVEEVAESTPEELKDDLTPMVTTNKSSTYITQRLGEELNGELDEMEPERNAVKGSVHKLSSLFGSSIWKPNKKNKGSSENKHELKEEPGSKPQKDLSTPKKEDSKKSNLFGKSHKIEGNNKETDSSNVNIFPWLKNLEKDKDRGSKIANNQSKNKSYAQKKSSWRSTNQDIDNVQTGWQPAGKTDQETDVVHVLQPVHNTNQDISAIHNAANPLPPVRKTDQDIDTLKTAAHALRPVHKAEKLKQRQLVGKVMIISNASHDDSLPKGVYHKPSIQLPDENKEMASTEATDSKSVMGTRGNEAQIPVVVTEHWNHKQHSLEMEKRMEESVPVTSIDEVPVSAIDIPELCESDVVVSVIDIPASPDVHSAGNFALLNVTSEGSPRSDDDKDDICVSVIDLPSPVAKEDEPSIPQAGYLETEEMLDESDTDEVEGSYDFATGEVTHIMNGHSALESDEESDDDADENDDDDDDGDDIPISYIGASPQYQVPQVVFDTEPVALKSCLSPKPARKKMKGKVSFKSSHTIHDYPSEEAFIAVYDELHGNNAMPLKTLQNYQPSALANMEKILERAGGNQPIQEIPPAYSNGLDSEHDASVTVDNHPEIKYTDEGQGFTDSSDYASALLF encoded by the exons ATGACCTCCGTCTTGCCGGCATGGAAAGTTGAACttttagaaaagaaaaagaagaaggaaCAAGATCAACGTCAGAAACTTGAGGACGAGAAAGCTCGCAATGTGGCCATCCCGGAATGGAAAAGATCTCTgttggaaagaaagaaagagggcTCGAGCGATCTGCCGGAAACAAGAAACGCAGGGCAACCAGGCAGTTTAAGTGTCAACAGTGTTTTTGGAACAAGAATCTTGAGAAAGAACTCCGAGAAGACCATAGCGATCGCTACCGCCAGTCAGAGACCTGTCAGTAAAAGCGAGGATGAACTCATCGACACGAGGAAGGTCTTGCAACATCATGAATTCGCTTCGAATGCTGTAGTCCCGAAAGTGAATAGTTGTGTTACCAATGCTGTCGACATTCCGACTGAGGTGGAACACAGCGGAAACAAGCGGGGCTCTCTTCGTCGAGAGGTTGTAAATGGTAGCGACCATTCGCAGTTTTCGGATGTAGCGTCTCCCAGAGAAGATTTGGAGGTAAAATCAAGCTCAAACGAATCGCACAAGGTAGAGCTTGACAATGAGCTTGTCACAGTTCCTTCTGTTCTTACATACAAACGAATGTTTGAACGGTCGAAACCAGGAAACGACAAGGAGATTAGCGCGTCTTGGAGTGCGTTGAGTACAGAAAGCTTTAAAACTGATTTTAAAAGCAATAAAAGTACTTCTGAAAATACGTTAGACATTGTAAACAACAATGAACAAGCGCAGATTCCAAACAAAAGCTTTGGGAACATTGCACAGTCAGTGTTTTCGACGAAATCAACAAGTGTAACTGAACCTGAAATGTTAGAACACAAAACTTCAGGTCCCTCGTATTCAATTGCACCAAAGCCTTACAAGAATTTTGTCATCACACCACCATGGTTGAAAAACTCTTTACCCAGGAATGTTAATTTTCATCCTGGAAAAATATCTTTTCAGGATCCCCTAGCTACAGCAGCTGATAGGTCTTGTGAAGATTTGCAGCAGTCTGATCAAAACAGAGTCATTGAATCCCCTACCCAGGACAAAGTTGAGAAAATATCAGCTAATAGCGATGTGATAATATCTGCAAGTGCTACTGAACAAGGGAAAGAAAAAGCTCCTGAAACAGATTTCAAGGAATATGCTCCACGTCAATCAAAGCAGTCATGTGCCCAAGATGACCAACTGGCCGTCAGCCGTGTCATGGCAAGTGGGAATCAGAAATATGTTCTGATCAGCAGCAAAAGCCAACAAGATATAACTGTTTCAAGTGAAAGGGCTATTGCAGACAATAGGCAAGAAAATACAATTGTTCCAGTTTCCAATGAATCATTACGTAGTCAACAAAGGACTCAGGACAGTGTCTCGCATGAGAGATTTATTGACTCTGTTCGCAGCAAGTTTGGACCTTCTGTAGGAAATCAAAGGCGAACATCTTCTGaagagaatatttttcaaaaaaccaacCAGTCACAGCCAATTAAACAAGAAGGTGTCGTATGCAGAGCTGGACAAAGTAAAAGAACACATCCTAGTATGGTCAGATGGTCAGCTGACGTTTTAAGTTTGATGTCACAACAGATTGACGACGGTGATTTTGACTCATTAACATTGTCAGTAAGAAGTGCATCAAAGATACCTTCAGCAAGTGACAGTCATGCCAAAAGACCACCTCCTCCTACAAAACGATGGACTGCTGATGTGCTTAGTGTGACATCAGTTCAGGCTGATAGTGAAGCACCAGAATTGTCGCCAAGAAGTGATTCCAGTGCAAGGTCCTCACCTGGTAACAGCCTCAATCGAGTTAGGTCATCCTCTTTGTCAGATGTAAGGGAAGAACATGGAGTTGATTACTTCCAGCACAAAGCAAATGTTTCTCAGGGCATTGAACACCGCATGCACAAGCTTATTAGGAAGGCATCTATCTCTGAAAACAGTCTTAATTTGGAACAGGAAGGTTCAGATTCACTGAGTGACGAGGACTCGTTAGGGGTAAATGATGAAGACTTTGAGTCTGAAAAAGTCTCAGATGCAATGGACACATTAAAGAATGAAATCACGGGTCACAAAGTCACAGATATTGGCCCAAACGAAAAGGACTCCAAACCACCATTTTCGCCCAGGAAACATAGCATTTCacagaacattgaaaacaagttGTGCGAGCTGTTTCAACGGCAAGTATCGCAGCAGTCAGATGAAGGTGAATCGGAAGGAGAAAGGACTACAGAATATGATTTTAGAACTTCTACAGACAAAGTGGTGGAAGAGGTAGCAGAGTCAACACCAGAGGAGCTGAAAGATGACCTGACACCCATGGTCACTACCAACAAATCATCTACTTACATTACACAAAGATTGGGAGAAGAACTGAATGGAGAGCTTGATGAAATGGAACCTGAAAGAAATGCGGTGAAAGGTTCAGTCCATAAGTTGTCATCATTGTTTGGGTCAAGTATTTGGAAACCcaacaagaaaaataaaggcagctctgaaaataaacatgaaCTCAAGGAGGAACCAGGAAGTAAGCCTCAAAAAGATTTATCAACACCAAAGAAGGAAGATAGCAAAAAATCTAATCTTTTTGGTAAATCTCATAAGATTGAAGGAAATAATAAAGAGACAGATTCATCCAATGTGAACATATTCCCTTGgctcaaaaatcttgaaaaagacAAAGACAGGGGGAGTAAAATAGCGAACAATCAATCAAAGAACAAAAGTTATGCTCAGAAGAAAAGTAGTTGGAGGTCAACTAATCAAGATATTGATAATGTGCAGACTGGGTGGCAACCGGCGGGCAAGACTGATCAAGAAACCGATGTTGTGCATGTATTGCAACCAGTCCATAATACTAATCAAGATATCAGTGCCATACACAATGCTGCAAATCCATTGCCACCAGTGCGTAAAACTGACCAAGATATTGATACCTTGAAGACTGCTGCACACGCATTGCGACCAGTCCACAAGGCCGAAAAACTGAAACAAAGGCAGCTTGTTGGCAAAGTCATGATAATTAGCAATGCCAGTCACGATGATTCCCTTCCAAAAGGGGTGTACCACAAACCAAGTATCCAGCTCCCAGATGAGAATAAAGAAATGGCATCCACAGAAGCAACAGATTCCAAGTCAGTTATGGGCACTAGAGGAAATGAGGCTCAGATACCAGTGGTAGTAACAGAGCATTGGAATCATAAACAGCATAGTCTGGAAATGGAAAAACGAATGGAAGAGTCAGTCCCTGTAACCTCAATTGATGAGGTACCTGTTTCAGCAATAGACATTCCTGAGTTATGTGAGAGTGATGTTGTTGTGTCTGTGATTGACATTCCTGCTTCTCCAGATGTCCACAGTGCTGGGAACTTTGCCTTACTAAATGTTACCTCTGAAGGCTCACCACGTAGTGATGATGACAAAGATGATATTTGTGTGTCAGTGATTGATTTGCCATCACCTGTTGCTAAGGAGGATGAGCCAAGTATTCCTCAGGCAGGGTACCTGGAGACAGAGGAGATGTTAGATGAAAGTGATACAGATGAGGTGGAAGGAAGCTATGATTTTGCTACAGGAGAAGTTACCCATATAATGAATGGTCACAGTGCTCTGGAAAGTGATGAAGAATCTGATGACGATGCtgatgaaaatgatgatgatgatgatgatggtgatgatatcCCTATATCCTATATTGGAGCTTCACCCCAATATCAAGTTCCCCAAGTTGTGTTTGATACAGAACCTGTTGCTTTGAAGTCTTGTCTGAGTCCAAAGCCAGCAAGAAAGAAG ATGAAAGGAAAAGTTTCATTTAAAAGCTCACACACAATCCATGACTATCCATCAGAGGAAGCGTTCATAGCAG